A portion of the Hydractinia symbiolongicarpus strain clone_291-10 chromosome 10, HSymV2.1, whole genome shotgun sequence genome contains these proteins:
- the LOC130612581 gene encoding uncharacterized protein LOC130612581 isoform X3 → MVFPVSQFSLLLGVFTALSLVASQSCITRVILHTKEVCFHEICVNMTYTRLGVHCPSQKVPGVSATLPSYKTSKISSLISSSFAVRNSSLISSTSNLVTLTTGGIASNIPLMNSSVVSIEIGLQSSVSLSLPTEMISSTSIRTGTSIGNGTSVRTGTPVRTGTPVRTGTPVRTGTFIRTSTSIETGTSIGAGTSIGAGTSIRTGKPVGTGTFIRTSTSIETGTSIGTGTSVGTGTSIRTGTQVGTGKSIRTSTSVKTSTLVGTVTSIGTVASIDSSSRGYSVKPYISTLNKHSITVLSTLTTPLHSIRSSMGNISKMSTTDVFSSNHFTATSSNVTPSIVNTRISISNTSKSRLQEGSTITKNVSSISLNTVLPTNLDTSVPIISSTLLSTSPSYTIVIVSTYVPCFVTYTWNSSVLNTSSSSVVPTPTISRNHFSMYSTTRKSIKSLTSMGINFTTTMPLDRSKATSFKKSSESSALLSVLPSRTMADSSLGQSKTTFLTSSAYHSSLLAIKPSTVEDSFIISSSLSRKSSDNQTVQRRSTIAQSSSHELETSVLSFGTERRRRAIDSNNNSLSNDSVLLNATQSTNLSDVLSTSVKPSFTTFTMSTTMQTKLLSTYKSLVTLSNHNSTLSNHPSTSKAQSTVTNFSLTSMSTRKFSTNSNSTLYSNTSGATSIFPQSQNSSVLSTTSNIFFTTAVENSSNLSEFIAVTETYLGSSFISTLVNTRVVITSTPNTGLSNILSTAAVKSSFSKVTTVIKTNIESGIISMPVTTRSFITTTSNTVLLKNTSTSIPTSLVKNLSSKIIATSLVKNLSSTISPTSLSNIAVHTSTLSLCLSIYSTLVPVFTTKLFPSSSMSVAPSKSMTVASTTPVTTAEPETTAKPVNNNLKIVINVHPSVDVTTRAFQSGLEKKLVDTYVSLKSFRKRRAVSNGDATVNIINVARNGGTNVDVEFSVQENGIVIPAGDAAKVFNYLSESGLQKRLGYNVIGPVTSVAPSKPYTLQDVLGMVVEENANTNMTNSSVQAEFRRQLAEFYKRGRNIAAQVEVTIIFSKRELGGIYYLEMYFTVNGSVQNATHVASFFNSTSLNSVDAAVNVKAGSLAYVVNTRFLTIRENVVRMTIKPLVKQDVTTSAYQQFIELKISEIFMLGKHKNRRRRAVSSVVTQVSLIMPVNTDQAEVTFVTADQGEVQSGQKTADTMNRLSAAEMQAVLGAEVVSKPAPLVTVIPVSTSEPPYWIIAAATAPVVLIALLCCLVCWRWKRGGPKPTPEEVEMVDRTAKPEASPRDVVEIEETKIISEKKEMTIPLHATNNNIPRHNDELKTTTRRKVRGGFNKSYGRQNRAYEEESEQEDDIEEEAEEVEESEEETEDEEEVIIVRKSPAQQKHRHHHQDIEAKRKLEYENKTRRTPPQKPPRTPIPASRPHERQPLELTGSTMEDDEFIKPVHVQNLSYSAGHVPTFGNMTESKGLTSNTPVRFRTNIENMEEFTKPTGPLPLLDFKQTSLIAAAPVTLDPDLQHKAEVERLRNKQRQRDHMVSTAFSTSTRNSKPPENRWQREQDEIDAVLDPANAKTIPNASTRKGRIRKRLRRKNKIYMAPTEGAQKKEDVLLKSFQQFSSPQKESVQSPEDDAESDAESELSMRETSRRIHALLDDTFTTLKKYQKHLPKEESSGKPKLESDTSFRSSTPRRYAGMPPALPEPPPAHGRATAAPSGFGKRREVASNPYANPYNQYPVLAEPMVTWDPLERQRYINQRFGYPVYGPTANTLTMPYGMPGQNVYMTPLQQRPDGMGGTVWSPYANENITANPAFNHTAMGLPGQNSLPRNLRDDDFKLAHTTTLDMDDFGESKKSNSQPLIRAIKEELLKLSQNAQGKTKIQELQQASVAPNS, encoded by the exons ATGGTATTCCCAG TTTCTCAATTCTCCCTTCTGTTGGGTGTTTTCACCGCACTATCACTTGTCGCATCTCAATCGTGCATCACGCGAGTGATTCTTCACACCAAAGAAGTTTGTTTTCATGAGATATGCGTCAACATGACATATACCCGTCTCGGTGTTCATTGCCCATCTCAGAAAG taccTGGTGTATCTGCAACTTTACCAAGCtacaaaacaagcaaaatttcgAGCTTGATCTCTTCAAGCTTTGCAGTGAGAAATTCATCTTTAATCTCAAGCACAAGCAACTTAGTAACACTGACAACAGGAGGCATTGCATCTAATATACCCCTAATGAACTCTTCTGTTGTAAGCATAGAAATTGGTttacagtcaagcgtttcattaAGTTTACCCACTGAAATGATTAGTTCAACTTCAATTAGAACTGGCACATCAATTGGAAATGGTACATCAGTTAGAACTGGTACACCAGTTAGAACTGGTACACCAGTTAGAACTGGTACACCAGTTAGAACTGGTACATTCATTAGGACCAGTACATCAATTGAAACTGGTACATCAATTGGAGCTGGTACATCAATTGGAGCTGGTACATCAATTAGAACTGGTAAACCAGTTGGAACTGGTACTTTCATTAGAACCAGTACATCAATTGAAACTGGTACATCAATTGGAACTGGTACATCAGTTGGAACTGGTACATCAATAAGAACTGGTACACAAGTTGGAACTGGTAAATCAATTAGAACCAGTACATCAGTTAAAACCAGTACGTTAGTTGGAACTGTTACATCAATTGGAACTGTTGCATCAATTGATAGCAGCAGTAGAGGATATAGTGTGAAACCATATATATCAACTTTGAATAAACACTCAATTACGGTACTGTCCACACTGACCACACCACTGCATTCAATAAGAAGTTCAATGGGGAATATTTCTAAAATGTCAACAACCGATGTTTTTAGTAGCAATCACTTTACAGCGACATCTTCTAATGTAACACCTTCAATAGTTAACACAAGAATTTCAATATCTAATACTAGCAAATCAAGACTTCAAGAAGGAAGTACCATTACGAAAAATGTTTCTTCAATATCATTAAATACTGTTCTACCAACAAATCTGGATACAAGTGTACCAATAATATCTAGTACTTTACTGTCAACAAGTCCGTCTTATACCATTGTCATTGTTTCAACATACGTACCTTGTTTTGTTACCTATACATGGAATTCTAGTGTATTAAACACTAGTTCTTCTTCTGTAGTACCTACACCCACTATCAGTCGTAATCATTTTTCAATGTATTCAACAACTAGAAAGAGCATCAAATCATTAACTTCTATGGGTATTAATTTTACAACAACCATGCCATTAGATCGATCTAAAGCAaccagttttaaaaaatcatctgAATCATCTGCTTTGCTTTCTGTACTGCCTTCTAGAACAATGGCTGACTCTTCTTTGGGTCAATCCAAAACTACTTTTTTAACCTCATCAGCATATCACAGCAGTTTATTGGCTATAAAGCCTAGTACTGTGGAAGATAGCTTTATAATATCGTCGTCCTTATCAAGAAAATCGTCAGATAATCAAACAGTGCAAAGAAGGTCAACCATTGCACAATCATCTAGTCATGAACTTGAAACTAGTGTGTTATCCTTTGGAACCGAAAGAAGGAGAAGAGCAATTGATTCAAACAACAATTCATTATCAAATGATAGTGTTTTATTAAATGCTACACAGAGTACCAATTTGTCAGATGTTTTGTCAACTAGTGTGAAACCATCATTTACAACCTTTACAATGAGCACAACTATGCAGACAAAGCTTTTATCAACATATAAGTCCCTTGTAACCTTATCCAACCACAACTCAACATTATCCAACCACCCTTCAACATCCAAAGCCCAAAGTACAGTCACAAATTTTAGTTTAACTTCAATGTCAACCAGAAAGTTTTCCACAAACTCTAATTCCACTTTATATTCAAACACAAGTGGAGCAACCTCAATATTTCCCCAATCACAAAATTCATCTGTACTTTCAACAACTTCAAATATCTTCTTTACGACAGCAGTGGAAAATTCATCAAACTTGTCGGAGTTTATTGCTGTAACAGAGACATATCTTGGGTCAAGTTTTATTTCAACACTTGTGAACACAAGGGTCGTCATTACAAGTACACCAAATACCGGTTTATCAAACATCCTGTCTACTGCTGCAGTCAAATCAAGCTTTTCGAAGGTTACCAccgtaataaaaacaaatattgaaTCAGGTATTATCTCAATGCCTGTAACCACAAGGTCCTTTATTACAACTACATCAAATAcagttttgttgaaaaatacCTCAACATCAATACCAACGTCGCTGGTTAAAAATTTGTCATCAAAAATCATTGCAACATCGCTGGTTAAAAATTTGTCATCAACAATCAGCCCAACTTCGCTGTCCAATATTGCTGTTCACACATCTACCTTAAGCCTTTGTTTATCAATTTACTCAACATTGGTTCCTGTTTttacaacaaaattatttcCTTCAAGTTCAATGTCAG TGGCACCTTCTAAATCAATGACAGTAGCTTCTACAACTCCGGTAACGACTGCTGAGCCAGAAACAACAGCAAAACCTGTTAATAACAACTTGAAGATTGTCATAAATGTGCATCCATCTGTTGATGTCACTACAAGAGCATTTCAAAGTGGTCTTGAAAAGAAATTAGTTGATACCTATGTTAGTTTGAAATCATTTCGAAAACGAAGAGCTGTATCAAATGGTGATGCAACTGTAAAT ATAATTAATGTGGCGAGAAATGGAGGTACCAATGTTGATGTTGAGTTCAGCGTACAAGAGAATGGTATTGTTATACCTGCAGGAGATGCAGCCAAAGTATTTAACTACCTGAGTGAGAGTGGACTTCAAAAAAGATTGGGATACAAT GTGATTGGCCCTGTAACATCAGTGGCACCTTCCAAACCTTACACATTGCAAGACGTTCTAGGTATGGTTGTCGAAGAGAATGCAAATACAAATATGACAAATTCATCTGTTCAAGCAGAATTTCGACGTCAACTTGCAGAGTTTTATAAGAGAGGTCGAAATATTGCTGCACAAGTTGAAGTGACG attattttttcaaagcGTGAACTGGGTGGCATTTATTACCTTGAAATGTATTTCACAGTCAATGGATCCGTACAGAATGCTACACATGTTGCTAGCTTCTTCAACAGCACATCATTGAATAGTGTAGACGCAGCTGTTAATGTGAAG GCTGGTAGTCTCGCCTATGTTGTGAACACAAGATTCTTAACAATACGAGAAAACGTGGTGCGGATGACAATCAAGCCATTAGTGAAGCAAGATGTCACCACTTCTGCATATCAACAATTCATCGAGTTGAAAATATCAGAAATCTTCATGTTAGGTAAACACAAAAACCGGAGGCGCAGAGCGGTCAGCAGTGTCGTCACACAA GTCAGTCTCATAATGCCAGTAAATACTGATCAGGCAGAGGTAACGTTTGTTACTGCAGACCAAGGAGAAGTACAGAGTGGGCAGAAGACTGCTGATACGATGAACAGATTGTCCGCTGCAGAAATGCAAGCAGTTTTGGGGGCCGAG GTGGTGTCAAAGCCTGCACCGCTTGTTACTGTTATCCCCGTTTCAACATCTGAGCCGCCATATTGGATAATTGCAGCTGCAACAGCACCTGTCGTTTTAATCGCTTTACTATGTTGTTTGGTATGTTGGCGTTGGAAGAGAGGTGGTCCAAAGCCAACTCCAGAAGAGGTGGAGATGGTTGATAGAACTGCGAAACCTGAG GCCTCTCCAAGAGATGTGGTTGAaatagaagaaacaaaaataataagcgAAAAGAAGGAAATGACAATCCCTCTGCACGCCACAAATAATAATATTCCAAGGCACAACGATGAGTTAAAAACTACAACGAGAAGGAAAGTTCGAGGAGGTTTTAATAAATCGTATGGCAG ACAAAATCGAGCTTATGAAGAGGAGAGCGAACAGGAAGATGATATCGAAGAAGAGGCAGAGGAAGTTGAAGAGAGTGAAGAAGAAacagaagatgaagaagaagtgATAATAGTGAG AAAGTCACCTGCACAACAAAAACATCGGCATCATCATCAAGACATTGAAGCCAAACGAAAATTAGAATATGAGAATAAAACAAGAAGAACTCCGCCACAAAAACCACCTAGAACACCCATTCCTGCATCTCGCCCGCATGAAAGACAACCTTTGGAACTTACAGGCTCTACGATGGAGGACGATGAGTTTATTAAACCAGTTCACGTACAG AATCTAAGTTATTCAGCTGGCCATGTACCTACTTTCGGCAACATGACGGAGAGCAAAGGCTTGACATCCAACACTCCAGTACGATTTCGAACAAATATTGAAAACATGGAGGAGTTCACCAAGCCAACTGGTCCGTTACCATTGCTTGATTTTAAGCAGACATCGTTGATAGCCGCTGCTCCCGTTACA ctTGATCCTGACTTACAACACAAGGCTGAAGTTGAAAGACTTCGAAACAAGCAGCGGCAACGTGATCACATGGTTTCCACTGCGTTCTCAACAAGTACGCGTAATTCCAAACCACCTGAAAATCGCTGGCAACGCGAGCAGGACGAGATCGATGCAGTGTTAGATCCTGCAAATGCTAAAACAATTCCCAA tGCGTCTACTCGTAAAGGAAGGATACGAAAACGTCTGaggagaaaaaacaaaatatatatggcACCTACAGAAGGAGCGCAGAAGAAAGAGGATGTCCTATTGAAAAGCTTTCAACAATTTTCGTCACCACAGAAAGAATCG gTACAATCACCGGAAGATGACGCAGAATCCGATGCTGAATCTGAATTAAGCATGCGCGAAACGAGTCGTCGCATACATGCGTTGTTAGATGATACCTTCACTACGTTGAAGAAGTACCAAAAACACCTACCGAAAGAGGAATCGTCGGGAAAACCAAAGCTGGAAAGCGATACTAGCTTTCGAAGTTCTACTCCTCGACGATATGCTGGAATGCCACCAGCTCTTCCTGAGCCTCCTCCGGCTCATGGTAGAGCTACTGCTGCGCCATCAGGGTTTGGCAAAAGAAGGGAGGTGGCATCAAATCCTTATGCGAATCCGTACAACCAATACCCTGTGTTGGCCGAACCCATGGTAACTTGGGATCCACTTGAAAGACAAAG atatATTAACCAAAGATTTGGGTATCCTGTGTATGGACCTACAGCAAACACTTTAACAATGCCATACGGAATGCCCGGACAAAATGTGTACATGACGCCTCTTCAACAACGCCCTGATGGTATGGGTGGAACGGTGTGGAGTCCCTACGCCAATGAAAATATCACAGCCAATCCAGCATTTAATCATACCGCA atgGGTTTACCTGGTCAAAATTCTTTACCTCGAAACTTGAGAGACGACGATTTTAAGCTAGCTCACACCACCACACTCGACATGGATGATTTTGGCGAGTCGAAAAAAAGCAACTCGCAACCATTAATAAGAGCTATCAAAGAGGAACTTCTGAAGTTATCACAAAACGCACAAGGTAAAACTAAAATACAGGAACTGCAACAAGCCAGCGTAGCTCCGAACAGCTAG